In the genome of Persephonella sp. KM09-Lau-8, one region contains:
- a CDS encoding DMSO reductase family iron-sulfur subunit has protein sequence MAKRQLAMVMDLNKCIGCQTCTVACKTQWTNRNGREYMYWNNVETHPGAGYPRNWMEAGGGFDENGNLQDGIIPDMVDYGVPWDYNHDEIFNTPADEFVLSPNEDPKWGPNWDEDVGIGDWPNSYFFYIPRICNHCSNPGCLAACPREAIFKREQDGIVLVDLDRCQGYRYCIAGCPYKKIYFNPKLSKSEKCIFCFPRIEKGLPPACAHQCVGRIRFVGFLDDEEGQVYKLVHKYKVALPLRPDFGTQPNVYYVPPVIAPPKFDDDGKPVEEQRIPIEYLEKLFGPEVHQAIKTLKEEMAKRERGEESELMDILIAYNHADMFRLDENYYQKVAAEQGLKGTEYFKLIDERYVQGANTQKVEGVYGKVYFQTQPALKEEKEGE, from the coding sequence ATGGCTAAAAGACAATTAGCAATGGTAATGGATTTAAATAAATGTATCGGTTGCCAGACCTGCACAGTTGCGTGTAAAACCCAGTGGACTAACAGAAATGGCAGAGAATATATGTACTGGAACAACGTAGAAACTCATCCGGGAGCAGGTTATCCAAGAAACTGGATGGAAGCTGGTGGTGGATTTGATGAAAATGGAAATTTACAGGACGGAATTATTCCAGATATGGTTGATTATGGAGTGCCATGGGATTACAACCATGATGAAATATTCAATACTCCTGCAGATGAGTTTGTTCTTTCTCCAAATGAAGACCCTAAATGGGGTCCCAACTGGGATGAAGACGTTGGTATAGGTGACTGGCCAAACTCTTACTTCTTCTATATACCAAGAATATGCAATCACTGCTCTAACCCTGGATGTCTTGCTGCCTGCCCAAGAGAAGCAATTTTCAAAAGGGAGCAAGATGGTATTGTTCTTGTTGACCTTGATAGATGTCAGGGATATAGATACTGTATTGCAGGATGCCCTTATAAGAAGATTTACTTCAACCCTAAACTTTCCAAATCAGAAAAATGTATATTCTGCTTCCCAAGAATTGAGAAAGGACTTCCTCCTGCATGTGCTCACCAGTGTGTAGGAAGAATAAGATTTGTTGGATTTCTTGATGATGAAGAAGGACAGGTATACAAACTGGTTCATAAGTACAAAGTTGCTCTTCCTCTCAGACCAGACTTTGGAACACAGCCTAACGTTTACTATGTTCCACCTGTAATTGCTCCACCAAAATTTGATGATGATGGTAAACCTGTAGAAGAGCAAAGAATTCCTATTGAATATCTTGAAAAGCTCTTTGGACCAGAAGTTCATCAGGCTATAAAAACCCTCAAAGAAGAAATGGCCAAAAGAGAAAGAGGAGAAGAGTCTGAACTAATGGATATTCTGATTGCTTATAACCACGCAGATATGTTCAGACTTGATGAAAACTACTACCAGAAAGTAGCTGCAGAACAAGGCTTAAAAGGAACAGAATACTTCAAGCTGATAGATGAGAGATATGTTCAGGGTGCCAATACTCAAAAGGTAGAAGGAGTTTACGGAAAAGTTTACTTCCAAACACAACCTGCATTAAAAGAGGAGAAAGAAGGGGAGTAA
- a CDS encoding molybdopterin-dependent oxidoreductase, translating into MALSRRDFLKALTASSAGIALGGNAAFAKDKATIVEDPRSSYPNTSYTETMYRKEFAFTYGSKEDHGTAYHCVNCQGNCAWDVWVNNGIITRENQVANYTPINPKIPDFNPRGCNKGIQHSHVTYEKDRILYPLKRVGKRGEGKWKRISWDEAITEVAKNIYETMLTKGPEGLFIHVGAGMLTEARGAAGKRLGTLLGAVRNYIASYVGDMFPGVSLVYGEGNIGCSYDFFYTTDVNIWWGQDPNKTRIPDAHFLWEGRYNGAKNIVITPDFNSTCIHADLWVPVRAGYDGFLAMSIINEIIQKKLYKPKFVKHFTDLPFLVRLDNKKLLRLSDIDPDKSPEFDHHLYEIFEEKGEGKEWEPEAAFFAWNTKTNKLTLMPGTEGAPVKTLRLKDVGWDIDPALEGTWEVTLKDGKKVKVTTVFELVKQEAAKFDAKKTWKLTGVHPTIVEQLAKDIALPKVVMISMGFTIGKYFNGLLAQRAIASIPGLVGRLGPYGGFNSENEWSISGMGKLSGFSGKYKQRFASGFVQEYILGNMLKDVEKLYDEEDIKRATGLSKEEYLKKVKEDLANFGTDEKWKENFHNKDGKPYWDTVETFLIFADSRFRRNKGETYREAFLKKAKFFAYIDWRMNSTAQYADIILPAKSMYEVWDIRTNPGYHRYANMAQPPQNLKPVGESKSEWEICTMIVEKIQELAMKKYKETGDEKYIKIPDPTHSKTGYRDLDKLVEEYTINGHLRTDKDAVELALENVEQFQPNDIETVRKRGGFIQLNEKAGKTSPLYPDKPYNSFENNLYLFERFETLSGRLTYYVDHDRWIEFGANVPTATEPIRPKRFPFVMMTPHARWSIHSTYKESSLLQRLQRGVPYVMINPEIAKKKGIKDGDEIRVFNDLGEFYAMAKVYPSCPKDAIILEHGWEPFHFKGNKSHNAVNASPLNLLELSDGWGHLKFGGNWDGNQHAYETTVDIEKA; encoded by the coding sequence ATGGCACTTTCAAGGAGAGATTTCCTTAAAGCCTTAACAGCTTCAAGTGCAGGTATAGCGCTGGGTGGAAATGCAGCATTCGCAAAAGACAAAGCCACAATTGTAGAAGACCCAAGAAGCTCCTATCCAAACACAAGCTATACAGAAACTATGTACAGAAAAGAATTTGCATTTACCTATGGAAGCAAAGAAGACCACGGAACAGCCTACCACTGTGTAAACTGTCAGGGTAACTGTGCATGGGATGTATGGGTAAACAACGGAATTATCACAAGGGAGAACCAGGTAGCAAACTACACTCCTATTAATCCTAAAATCCCTGACTTTAACCCAAGGGGATGTAACAAAGGGATTCAACACTCCCATGTGACTTATGAAAAAGACAGAATCCTTTATCCTCTCAAAAGAGTAGGAAAAAGAGGAGAAGGAAAATGGAAAAGAATCTCATGGGATGAAGCAATAACTGAAGTTGCTAAGAATATATATGAAACTATGCTTACAAAAGGTCCTGAAGGACTGTTCATCCATGTTGGAGCTGGTATGCTCACAGAAGCAAGAGGTGCAGCTGGAAAAAGGCTGGGGACACTACTTGGAGCTGTGAGAAACTACATAGCTTCCTACGTTGGTGATATGTTCCCTGGGGTAAGCTTAGTTTACGGAGAAGGAAATATTGGATGTTCTTATGATTTCTTCTATACAACTGATGTAAATATCTGGTGGGGACAGGATCCAAATAAAACAAGAATTCCAGATGCACACTTCCTCTGGGAAGGTAGATATAACGGAGCTAAAAATATAGTAATTACTCCAGATTTTAACTCAACCTGTATCCATGCAGATTTATGGGTTCCAGTTAGAGCCGGATATGATGGTTTTCTGGCAATGTCAATAATTAATGAAATCATTCAGAAAAAACTTTACAAACCAAAATTTGTAAAACACTTTACAGATTTACCATTCCTTGTAAGACTTGACAACAAAAAACTTCTCAGACTTTCGGATATAGACCCTGATAAATCTCCAGAGTTTGATCATCATCTTTATGAAATATTCGAGGAAAAAGGAGAAGGCAAAGAGTGGGAGCCAGAAGCAGCATTCTTTGCATGGAACACAAAAACTAACAAACTTACGTTAATGCCAGGAACAGAAGGTGCTCCTGTTAAAACTCTCAGACTTAAAGATGTAGGATGGGATATAGACCCTGCTTTAGAAGGAACATGGGAAGTAACATTAAAAGATGGCAAAAAAGTAAAAGTTACAACAGTATTTGAACTGGTAAAACAGGAAGCAGCTAAGTTTGATGCTAAGAAAACATGGAAACTTACAGGGGTTCACCCAACAATAGTTGAACAGCTTGCTAAAGATATAGCTCTTCCAAAAGTGGTAATGATTTCTATGGGATTCACAATTGGAAAATACTTCAACGGACTACTGGCTCAAAGAGCTATAGCATCAATACCGGGACTCGTTGGAAGACTCGGACCTTACGGTGGATTTAACTCGGAAAATGAATGGTCTATCTCTGGAATGGGCAAATTATCAGGATTTTCTGGTAAGTATAAACAAAGGTTCGCTTCTGGATTTGTCCAGGAATACATCCTTGGAAATATGTTAAAAGACGTAGAAAAACTTTACGATGAAGAGGATATCAAAAGAGCTACAGGTCTATCTAAGGAAGAATATCTCAAAAAAGTTAAAGAAGATCTTGCAAACTTTGGAACAGATGAGAAATGGAAAGAGAACTTCCACAACAAAGACGGAAAGCCGTACTGGGATACAGTAGAAACCTTCCTGATTTTTGCTGATTCAAGATTTAGAAGAAACAAAGGAGAAACATATAGAGAAGCATTCCTCAAAAAAGCTAAATTCTTCGCCTATATAGACTGGCGAATGAACTCAACTGCCCAATATGCAGACATTATCCTTCCAGCAAAATCCATGTATGAAGTATGGGATATAAGAACAAACCCTGGATACCATAGATATGCCAATATGGCACAACCACCTCAAAATCTCAAACCTGTCGGAGAATCTAAATCTGAGTGGGAAATCTGCACAATGATTGTTGAGAAAATACAAGAACTTGCGATGAAAAAATACAAAGAGACCGGAGACGAAAAATATATCAAGATACCAGATCCAACCCACTCAAAAACAGGATACAGAGATCTTGATAAATTAGTTGAGGAATACACCATCAATGGACATCTCAGAACTGACAAAGATGCGGTTGAATTAGCTCTCGAGAATGTTGAACAGTTCCAGCCTAACGACATTGAAACTGTCAGAAAAAGAGGTGGATTTATACAATTAAACGAAAAAGCAGGAAAAACATCACCACTTTATCCAGATAAACCTTATAACTCATTTGAAAACAACCTCTATCTATTTGAAAGATTTGAAACCCTTTCAGGAAGACTTACATACTACGTTGACCATGACAGATGGATTGAGTTTGGTGCAAATGTACCAACAGCAACAGAACCAATTAGACCTAAGAGATTTCCATTTGTTATGATGACTCCACACGCAAGATGGTCTATCCACTCAACATACAAAGAATCCTCACTTCTCCAGAGATTACAAAGAGGCGTCCCTTATGTAATGATTAATCCAGAAATAGCCAAGAAGAAAGGAATAAAAGATGGGGATGAAATAAGAGTATTTAATGACCTTGGTGAATTCTATGCAATGGCTAAGGTTTACCCATCATGTCCAAAAGATGCAATCATACTTGAACATGGATGGGAACCATTCCACTTTAAAGGAAACAAATCACATAACGCTGTTAACGCATCTCCGCTGAACTTACTTGAGCTTTCTGATGGCTGGGGACACCTAAAATTCGGTGGAAACTGGGATGGTAACCAGCATGCTTATGAAACAACAGTAGATATTGAGAAAGCTTAA
- a CDS encoding rhodanese-like domain-containing protein, whose product MNPKIERAIYIVIIIALSGVLLSLGKKKVELENSLPMTVDELADKMSNPKLNLQIIDVRQYEVSEEEEDEAEETDYYTGVHIPGAIPMPDCDLEKTPEEARPQINPYLPTIIVSKDGDPEIFQKCKKFFKFVRNLEGGMIAWDEAGYPEDEGEYEPPAAGGGGGCL is encoded by the coding sequence ATGAATCCTAAAATTGAAAGAGCTATTTACATAGTAATAATTATCGCTCTATCTGGGGTTCTTCTCTCATTAGGAAAGAAAAAAGTAGAGCTGGAAAACAGCTTACCTATGACTGTAGATGAACTGGCTGATAAAATGTCAAACCCAAAACTAAATCTCCAGATAATAGATGTAAGGCAATATGAAGTATCTGAAGAAGAGGAAGATGAAGCAGAAGAGACAGACTACTATACAGGTGTTCATATACCAGGAGCTATCCCAATGCCTGACTGTGATTTAGAGAAAACTCCAGAAGAGGCTCGCCCACAAATAAATCCATATCTTCCAACAATAATTGTCTCTAAAGATGGCGATCCAGAAATATTTCAAAAATGCAAAAAGTTTTTCAAATTTGTCAGAAATCTTGAAGGTGGAATGATTGCATGGGATGAAGCCGGTTATCCAGAAGATGAAGGGGAATATGAACCACCAGCCGCTGGTGGAGGCGGTGGTTGTCTATAA
- a CDS encoding YeeE/YedE thiosulfate transporter family protein yields MEHMSHLLMGLLTGALFGIVLHKVGAIRYSRVEGMLLLRDLKIMKFAFMGIATASIIYGLADIFGIAEQTNLIPRIMPYMGIAHVVGGFLFGIAMASAGFCPGTCVARVGAGKFISIAGVIGLILGILIYAMIQPWLVDVGILGTKEKITLYGALGLPYGPLAVAWGVLFIIFALIADWLDPAKKIGYDQPQGDSLAAKIIKGEWHWAISGILAGSIIAWATAQGEYLGFSGGALAFVGWISHLIGHPLPIVPKVSPTILWHAGLIIGVLPGAFLSAIISGTFKFDPVLFLLHLQKVLLHFHG; encoded by the coding sequence ATGGAGCATATGAGCCATCTGCTAATGGGACTTTTAACAGGAGCTCTCTTCGGAATCGTTCTCCACAAAGTTGGTGCTATCAGATACTCAAGAGTTGAAGGAATGCTTTTACTTAGAGACTTAAAAATAATGAAATTTGCATTTATGGGTATTGCTACAGCATCCATAATATATGGGCTTGCTGATATATTTGGTATAGCCGAACAAACCAATCTAATTCCAAGAATAATGCCATACATGGGAATTGCCCATGTGGTAGGTGGTTTCCTATTTGGTATTGCGATGGCTTCGGCAGGGTTTTGCCCAGGAACTTGTGTAGCAAGAGTAGGCGCAGGAAAATTCATTTCTATAGCTGGTGTTATTGGTCTAATATTAGGAATACTGATCTACGCAATGATTCAACCATGGCTTGTTGACGTAGGAATTTTAGGAACCAAAGAAAAAATCACTTTATATGGAGCACTTGGATTACCTTATGGACCTCTTGCTGTTGCATGGGGAGTATTATTCATAATATTTGCACTAATTGCAGACTGGCTTGATCCTGCCAAGAAAATAGGTTATGACCAACCTCAAGGTGATTCGCTGGCTGCTAAGATTATCAAAGGTGAGTGGCACTGGGCTATATCAGGTATATTGGCAGGTTCTATAATAGCCTGGGCTACAGCTCAGGGTGAATATCTTGGATTTTCAGGAGGAGCTCTCGCCTTTGTAGGATGGATATCTCATTTAATAGGACATCCTCTTCCTATAGTTCCTAAAGTAAGTCCAACTATTTTGTGGCATGCAGGTCTAATAATTGGAGTCCTTCCAGGAGCTTTCTTGTCAGCTATAATTTCAGGAACGTTTAAATTTGATCCTGTTCTGTTCCTCCTGCATTTGCAAAAAGTGTTGCTCCATTTCCATGGGTAA
- a CDS encoding rhodanese-like domain-containing protein — MRKVRKAILAIAGMAAFAAPSFAEVPTGEEFVKKFIIDVDGAHNLLGKPNVRFVDGDSPKRFKEGHIPGAVNAFAHDLHYLKDIRECGLPMCPERAAKFIGEELGIDNNTHAIAYDDGKGPNASGVWFFLYLYGLDNVQMMDGGFATWKAKGYEVETGPGKKPEPKKFTPKIRKEIIATKEEVLKAIKDPNHYFILDARRIQEYTGKKLLDALEEPGKHIKVKRGGHIPGAVFSEWKKYAGNPKGKPNKHLFKPIKKLKKVLKKLEKQGLTPDKTVITYCHVGLGRGSFVFAALKILGFKNVKVYVGSWDEWGNDPNLPVETKMRRK, encoded by the coding sequence ATGAGAAAAGTAAGAAAAGCAATACTTGCTATTGCAGGAATGGCTGCTTTTGCAGCACCATCATTTGCAGAGGTTCCTACAGGCGAAGAATTCGTCAAAAAATTCATAATTGATGTAGATGGAGCCCACAACCTTTTAGGAAAACCAAACGTTAGATTTGTAGATGGAGACAGCCCAAAAAGATTTAAAGAAGGACATATCCCAGGCGCTGTAAATGCATTTGCACACGACCTTCACTATCTTAAGGATATTAGAGAATGTGGACTTCCAATGTGTCCAGAAAGAGCAGCTAAATTCATTGGAGAAGAACTTGGAATTGATAACAATACTCATGCTATTGCCTATGATGATGGTAAAGGACCAAACGCTTCAGGTGTATGGTTCTTCCTCTATCTTTATGGTCTTGACAATGTTCAAATGATGGATGGTGGTTTTGCCACATGGAAAGCAAAAGGTTATGAAGTTGAAACTGGACCAGGAAAAAAACCAGAACCTAAAAAATTCACACCTAAGATTAGAAAAGAAATCATAGCTACAAAAGAAGAAGTTCTCAAAGCGATTAAAGACCCAAATCATTACTTCATCCTTGACGCAAGAAGAATCCAGGAATACACAGGTAAAAAACTTCTTGATGCCCTTGAAGAACCAGGAAAACATATAAAAGTTAAAAGGGGTGGACATATTCCAGGAGCTGTATTCTCTGAGTGGAAAAAATACGCAGGAAACCCAAAAGGAAAACCAAACAAACATCTGTTTAAACCTATTAAAAAGCTTAAAAAGGTTCTCAAAAAACTTGAAAAACAAGGTTTAACTCCTGACAAAACAGTTATCACATATTGCCACGTTGGTTTAGGAAGAGGTTCTTTTGTATTCGCAGCTCTGAAAATCCTTGGTTTCAAAAATGTTAAAGTTTACGTAGGTTCTTGGGACGAATGGGGCAATGATCCAAATCTTCCAGTTGAAACAAAAATGAGAAGAAAATAA
- a CDS encoding RusA family crossover junction endodeoxyribonuclease, whose amino-acid sequence MKRKFYLSFIPPSKANRVKINLRAYSKSGKRYIVPKDVSLKINKAIWELQNQYDGPPFSTPVEVNILFILPNNRRRDLDNIMKTLGDCMVYAGIIEDDNLIYKQTLEKIVVRGEEGIIIKIKEYKAKEGYKKSLESLKKYKERMDGV is encoded by the coding sequence ATGAAAAGAAAGTTTTATTTATCTTTCATTCCACCCTCAAAAGCAAATAGAGTAAAAATAAACCTTAGAGCTTACTCAAAAAGTGGAAAAAGATATATAGTTCCTAAAGATGTTTCTTTAAAAATAAATAAAGCAATATGGGAATTACAAAATCAGTATGATGGACCCCCTTTTTCAACTCCAGTTGAGGTAAACATACTATTTATTTTGCCTAATAACAGAAGAAGAGATTTAGATAATATTATGAAAACTCTTGGTGATTGTATGGTTTATGCAGGTATTATTGAGGATGATAATCTGATATATAAGCAGACCCTTGAAAAAATTGTGGTCAGAGGAGAAGAAGGCATTATTATAAAAATAAAGGAATATAAGGCAAAAGAAGGATATAAAAAAAGTTTAGAAAGTTTGAAAAAGTACAAAGAGAGGATGGATGGAGTTTAA
- a CDS encoding MgtC/SapB family protein, translating to MEFKLTEETYELLFKIIFSMAAGLLIGLEREHRTKTEIFAGIRTFPLISLLGMLSGLIFDKYWDGILYFTFGAIALLAIINYYMEYQKDIGSTTEIATFIAFIIGLLIYYEHYYIAAFLSVATTGLLALKRTLEGFAKNISEEDLFAIIKFVLVTVVIYPLLPDKSYGPFSAINPRNIWEMVVLVSVIDFIAYIILRWKGTRTLWITGVIGGMISSTAVSYELAKLSKRYSAVVYSAFFGIVLAWLIMNFRVLILAGIINFNISMILALPLVLLSLIYIVVLGFIFFRKKEDIRKNSQQEIPFSNPFQISSALQFGLIYGVILFATKALNYYLGTKGVFIASFLSGVIDVDAITLSLSNMAKQGSIENIIAAKSIMLAVVSNSIFKYLYIFLFGNKTLVKEMALITVITIVLGMVYLLI from the coding sequence ATGGAGTTTAAGCTTACTGAAGAGACCTATGAACTTCTGTTTAAGATAATTTTTTCAATGGCAGCAGGTCTTCTTATAGGACTTGAAAGGGAACATAGAACAAAGACAGAAATATTTGCAGGGATAAGGACTTTTCCACTTATTTCTCTTTTAGGTATGTTGTCTGGGTTAATATTTGATAAATACTGGGATGGAATTCTTTATTTTACTTTTGGAGCTATCGCTTTACTGGCAATAATTAATTATTACATGGAATATCAAAAGGATATAGGCTCTACAACTGAAATAGCAACATTTATAGCTTTTATTATTGGATTACTGATTTATTATGAGCATTATTACATAGCCGCTTTTCTTTCTGTGGCAACTACTGGCTTACTTGCACTTAAAAGAACTCTTGAGGGATTTGCAAAAAATATTTCTGAAGAGGATCTATTCGCTATTATAAAGTTTGTTTTGGTAACTGTTGTTATTTATCCCCTTTTACCAGACAAAAGCTATGGTCCTTTTAGTGCAATTAATCCCAGAAATATATGGGAAATGGTAGTTCTTGTTTCTGTAATTGATTTTATTGCTTATATAATACTTCGCTGGAAGGGAACAAGGACTTTATGGATTACAGGTGTTATAGGAGGAATGATTTCTTCAACAGCTGTTTCTTACGAACTTGCAAAACTTTCCAAAAGATATTCTGCAGTTGTATATTCTGCATTTTTCGGTATAGTTCTGGCCTGGTTAATAATGAATTTCAGGGTTTTGATTCTTGCTGGCATTATTAATTTCAATATTTCTATGATTTTGGCTTTGCCACTTGTTTTGCTTTCTCTTATTTATATAGTGGTTCTTGGTTTTATATTTTTCCGTAAAAAAGAGGATATCCGAAAAAATTCCCAGCAGGAAATTCCATTTAGCAACCCATTTCAGATAAGTTCTGCTCTTCAGTTTGGTCTAATATACGGTGTTATTCTGTTTGCTACGAAAGCATTAAACTATTATCTGGGAACAAAAGGGGTTTTCATTGCCAGTTTTCTCTCTGGGGTTATTGATGTTGATGCTATAACTCTTTCTCTTTCAAATATGGCTAAGCAGGGAAGTATAGAAAATATAATTGCTGCAAAAAGTATAATGCTGGCAGTGGTCTCAAATAGTATTTTTAAATACCTTTACATATTCCTGTTTGGTAACAAAACTCTTGTTAAAGAAATGGCTTTGATTACTGTTATTACAATTGTTCTTGGGATGGTATATTTACTTATTTAA
- a CDS encoding DUF72 domain-containing protein has translation MDSFIGTSGFFYWGWKGKFYPAELKPSQWFEFYASKFNTVEINSTFYNFPKKSNLKRWYKISPENFLFSVKVSKQITHIKRLKDTKQKMEDFYSIVSEALGEKLGAILFQMPPSFKYSEENLSRILDIVNPQFTNVFEFRHKSWWNEEVFKILGENNIVFCSISAPKLPEIFVKNTDISYIRFHGKTNWYKYKYSIEELTEWVKNIKTNPPDKLFVYFNNDYYGYAPENAQQFKDLLNK, from the coding sequence ATGGATAGTTTTATTGGCACTTCAGGCTTTTTCTATTGGGGCTGGAAAGGAAAATTTTATCCTGCAGAACTTAAACCATCACAATGGTTTGAATTTTATGCTTCTAAATTTAACACAGTTGAGATAAACTCTACTTTTTATAATTTCCCTAAAAAAAGTAATCTAAAAAGATGGTATAAAATCTCTCCAGAAAATTTCCTATTCTCCGTAAAAGTAAGTAAGCAGATTACCCATATAAAAAGGTTAAAAGATACCAAACAAAAGATGGAAGATTTTTATTCTATTGTATCAGAAGCATTAGGCGAAAAATTAGGTGCTATTTTATTCCAGATGCCTCCCAGTTTTAAATATTCAGAGGAAAATTTGAGTAGAATTTTAGATATAGTTAATCCCCAATTTACAAATGTATTTGAGTTTAGACACAAGTCATGGTGGAATGAAGAAGTTTTTAAAATCTTAGGAGAAAATAATATTGTTTTTTGTAGTATAAGTGCTCCTAAACTGCCTGAAATTTTTGTAAAAAATACAGATATTTCTTATATAAGGTTTCACGGGAAAACAAACTGGTATAAGTATAAATACTCAATAGAAGAGCTTACAGAATGGGTCAAGAATATAAAAACCAATCCCCCTGACAAACTTTTTGTTTATTTCAATAATGACTATTATGGATATGCACCTGAAAATGCACAGCAGTTTAAAGATTTATTAAATAAGTAA
- a CDS encoding methyl-accepting chemotaxis protein, translating to MLLGFLKNSKNNNELQMNEENPLKNTDIEHNYEKDKKIIILENFLKSFNNGLIILDKNSQILEINQKAEEILESLGLSASIIGNLDSYVDENNTISVNGFIYQIEKHKFPEGYFIVFKDITSLKSLVDDVVCVLADNAAISVYNMGKSKLLSNILNVYTDKKFKEILEQLFLKSEDLDELNSFIATVKEEVEKSHKVLDIIQNISNQTNLLSLNAAIEAARAGEAGKGFSIVAEEIRSLASKTSHNTDEIRKMIDQIVKSVNQTLEISNATSSGIRDIIGSFRHEFETLYSSIQNLNQFITATFNEQLQAWSNVIKAQEILPDKRFNLFLSLLQRIIDHSVYMGNLSDVISEGKAWEPPEYTDCAFGRWFYSVGKEEIRTLGGENVNLLVKIENPHKKFHALGKEVIDYYRSGNLDKMAETAISMVHQSNELILALRKLADNVKTCNV from the coding sequence ATGTTATTAGGGTTTTTAAAAAATTCCAAAAATAATAATGAACTTCAAATGAATGAAGAAAATCCCCTTAAAAACACAGATATCGAACATAATTATGAAAAAGATAAAAAGATAATAATCTTAGAAAATTTCCTGAAGAGTTTTAACAATGGTTTGATAATTTTAGATAAAAATAGTCAGATTCTTGAAATTAATCAGAAAGCTGAGGAAATACTTGAAAGTTTAGGTTTATCGGCTTCAATCATAGGAAATTTGGATAGTTATGTAGATGAAAACAATACAATTAGTGTGAATGGATTTATATACCAGATAGAAAAGCATAAATTCCCTGAAGGTTATTTTATTGTTTTCAAAGACATAACTTCCTTAAAATCCCTTGTGGATGATGTTGTGTGTGTACTGGCTGATAATGCAGCAATATCCGTTTACAACATGGGAAAGTCTAAACTGTTAAGTAATATTCTTAATGTATACACAGATAAAAAGTTTAAGGAGATTCTGGAGCAACTATTTTTAAAAAGTGAAGATCTGGATGAGCTTAATAGCTTTATAGCAACAGTAAAAGAAGAAGTAGAGAAGAGTCATAAGGTTCTGGATATCATACAGAATATATCAAATCAAACCAATTTATTGTCTCTCAATGCAGCAATTGAGGCTGCAAGAGCTGGAGAAGCAGGAAAAGGTTTTTCTATAGTTGCAGAAGAGATAAGGAGTCTTGCATCAAAAACTTCACATAATACAGATGAGATTCGTAAAATGATAGATCAGATTGTAAAGTCTGTAAATCAGACTTTAGAAATTTCTAATGCTACATCTTCTGGAATAAGGGATATAATCGGTAGTTTTAGACATGAGTTCGAAACTCTTTACAGCTCTATTCAGAATTTAAATCAATTTATCACTGCCACTTTTAATGAGCAATTACAGGCATGGAGTAATGTGATAAAAGCTCAAGAAATTCTACCAGATAAAAGATTTAATCTATTTTTATCACTTCTACAGAGAATAATAGATCATTCAGTCTATATGGGCAATCTTTCTGATGTTATATCAGAGGGAAAAGCATGGGAGCCTCCTGAATATACTGATTGTGCCTTTGGTAGATGGTTTTATTCTGTAGGAAAGGAAGAAATCAGAACTTTAGGTGGAGAAAATGTTAATCTTCTGGTAAAAATTGAAAATCCACACAAGAAATTTCATGCCTTAGGTAAAGAGGTTATTGATTATTACAGATCTGGAAATTTAGATAAAATGGCAGAAACTGCAATTAGCATGGTTCATCAATCTAATGAATTGATTCTTGCACTTAGGAAACTTGCTGACAATGTGAAAACCTGTAATGTTTAA